The nucleotide window AGCGGTAAGCGGGGATCATTTCGACCGACTCGCCGAAAAGCTTGCCGTTTTCCTCGAGCCAGATCGCGGCCACCCGGTCATTGGAGAGCAGTCCGGCCTTGCGCTCGTTGTGCAGACGCAACTCGAAGCGGGTCAGCACGGTCTGGCGGAAGGTGGTGGCGATGATGTCCTCGATCTTGGCGCATAAGAGCGACCTGCGCACCAACTGGTCGCTCTCCCGGTCCAAAAGCCAGCGGGTCAGCAGCATTTCACCGAAGACGGAGGCTGTTTCCGCCAGCGGCAGGGGGGCGTGATAGTTTAGCATGGTCTGCTTCTGAGAGAGAACGAAATGCAGGCCATGGCCGGCTTCGTGGGCGATGGTCGCCAGGTCCCGCAGCGTACCGGTGTAGTTCAACAGCAGAAATGGGGGCGCTTCGGGAGAGATGCCCATGGCAAAGGCGCCGCCGGTTTTACCGGTGCGGGGCAGGATATCCACTCGCCGTTCATCGAAAAAATCGGAGACGATCCGGCCGAAGTCCCGATCATAACCGGCGTAGGAGGCCGCCACCATTTCTCGTGCCTCTTCAAAGGGGTACTTCCTCTCGCTCTCCGCCACCGGAGCATAGATATCGCAGTTGCGGATCTTGTCCATTCCCAGCATGCCTGCCTTCAGGCGGAAGTACTCCTGGGCCAGTCCGTAGTTGGCTTCGGTCACCGACATCAGGTGTTCCACCGCCTCGTCCGGAATTTCATTGCCGATGTTGGTCGGCTGGATCGGCGTCCGATAGCCGCGCAGCTCCATGTCCTGCCCATGATCGAGCGCCATGTTGTTGAAGACCGAGTTATAGACGATGCCGTGTTCGCCGTGCCGCTCCAGGAACAGCGTCAGGGCACGGAAGCGGACATCGGGAGAGGTGTGGTGCAGCAGGGCCAGCAGCTCTTCGCCGGTAAACTCCCGCTCCTCGCCGTCCAGTTCCATCCGATAGGTGAACGATGCCGACAGTTCATCGAACAGCTTGGTGAAGGCGTTCACGCCGGTCAGATCCTTGCGGGTCAGCAGCCGTTCCTCGTTTTCCTTCAGCATGTAGGGACGGAATTTGCGGATGCCGCGCAGAAAGTGGACGTAGTTGGCAGCCTCCGGCAGGGCGCACAGCGATTCAAAGGCATTTTCTTCCAGGTTCATCAGCTCCAGATCGAAAAACAGCAACTGCTGCGACAGGCTGCTGCTCAGCTCTGAACAGCGCTGGGAAAGGGCGCGGTTGGTATCGCTGGCCGAGTCGGCGGCAAACAGCAGATGGGCGTAACAGAAAGGTTTCGACATGCGTACCTGCAACGCCTCGTACTCCTGCACGGCAGCCAGTATCTCCCTGCTGCCGAGAGTGGCGATCCGCTCGAAGTGGCGCGAGCGGAAATCCGCAGCCAGTCCCGGGAAAGAGGCGAGCTCGGATTCCAGTTCGGGAGAGTCGGGTGCAGGGTAGAGCAGGGCGGTGTTCCATGTTGGATCAGTGATGGGCATGGTGATAGTCTCCGTGAAGTATGGTGGCAGCGGGATTTTCTCTTGATGAGGGTACTACAGGTCCCGGAGGGCGTCAAGACTGCCTCCGGAGGCTGTCCGGCCATTGGGCAGGTTCAGGCGTTTCCTGACTTTGACAGCAGATGCCGTGAAAAGGAGTCCCGGCTGTTCCGGCGCACCAGCATAGGCACAAGATATCGTTTCCCGGGCCTGTTTCTTCGGTTATCAGTAATTTTTTGTTGCATCTCGGGGCGTCGATTCATACAGTAACGATCACTTCTATCGAAAAAACCACTGAAGGTGATTGTTGTGACATTGAAACAGCTCGAAGTATTTCTTGCCGTTGCCGAGACCCGCAGTTTCTCTAAGGGGGCGGAACGGTCCTGCATTACGCAATCCACTGCCAGCCAGCATATCCTTGCCCTTGAGGACGAATTGCAGATCAGGCTTTTCGACCGCGGCCGGGGAGGGGTCCATCTGACCGAAGCGGGCAAGCTGTTTTTCGAGCGGGCCGACAGAATCCTGGCTGAGTGCGAAAACTCCCGGCTGGCGATCAGTCGGTTTCGCGGCATGGAGGATGTGGTGCTGAAAGTCGGAGCCAGCAACATTCCCGCAACCTGTCTGATACCGGGTATGCTGAGCCGCTTCCAGGAGGCCTGCCCCCGGGTTCGCCTGGAGGTGATGCAGGGGGACAGCCGCTGGGTTGCGCGTCAACTTGTCGAGGAGACCATCGAGCTCGGTTTTACTGGTGCGCGATCCGATGACGAGCGACTTCAGTTCGAACCGATAGGGGAGGATTCCGTCATATGTGCCGTTTCGCCTTGTATGGCGGAGTCTGCCGGCTATGGCCTGAGCCAGTCGGAACTGTGTCAGGTACCGTTGGTTGTACGGGAACAGGGATCCGGAACACAGCAGGCGGTATATGAAGCGCTGGCCGATGCCGGCATCCGGCGCGAAGCGTTGCGGACAGTTGCCGTGCTCGGCAGCAACGAGGCTGTCAGGCGGGCTGCTCTGAACGGTACCGGCTACGCTTTTGTATCCAGCATCTCGGTTGCCGAAGATATTGCCAGAGGAGTGCTGGTTACGGTCACCATCCCAGGGCTTTCCATTACCAGAAAATTCTACGCAGCGCGCCGCGCCGGCAGGGAACTGTCGCCTGCCGCTGCAGCACTCTGGCAGTTGATGCTGGCATAGATAAAGGTTAGCGGAAATATCGATAGAAATGTTTTTTTGATTCGATACTACCAATTTGACTGCAGTTGACATTGCTGTAGACTTACCGGGTCGGTATCTCATGAGGAGGAGATCTAATGACGGATATCACTCGGGAGGATTTTATCAAGACAATGGGAGTCGGGCTCGGAGCTGCCGTCCTCGGTGGGATGACGGCCATTCCCGGTCAGGCGGCCCAGGGGGAAGCGAAAAAGTACATCGTGACCGTTACCAGCGGCGGCAATAATCCCAATCGGGCCATTCTGGCGCTCTTGATGGCCTGGACGGCTCTTGACAAGGGTTATGGTTCTGTCCATGTCTGGATGACCCTGGAAGGGGCCGAACTGGCTGTAAAGGGCAAGGCTGAAAGGATTGAATCCCCGATCTTCAAAAAATTCGGCAGCGCCGCAGAACTGATGCAGAAACTTAAAGGCAAGGGGGCAACCTTCGGTGTCTGTCCCCCCTGTGCCGAATACGCGGGGGCTGTTGGCGCAGAAAAATTCGATTTCATCGAAAAACAGGGAGCCGACTGGCTGATGAAGAATGCTGCCGAGGCTGTGGTTGCCTGGATGTAATTACCGTACCGTTTATCACTGGCGCCGTTATCAACCGGGGCATGGGATGAAATTCCCATGCCCCGGTTGGTTTCCGGCTGTGCTTTTCGTATTGCATCAATAGTCGAAGACAATGGCATTGACCTGTGCAGCAATGCGGATCATGCTGCAGTTCTGTCGCGCAATTGCCGATAGGTATGAAAGGAGGTCACGGCCATGGAACTATCCCGCATTGTACAGCAGTATGCTCCTGCCTTGAACCAGTCCGAACGTGGCCTGGTTTCCGCTTTGGACGACGCCCCCTCGTCGGTTGCGGCAGAGCGTTACGAGCAGCAGATAAAGGCGCTGGCCGATGCCCGCACCATCATCAAACAGATGCCGGACAAGAAAAGCGCCGACCGCCAGAACAAGGCCGAAAAGATCCGGATGCTCAAGGAACGTCTGAAGATGCTGAAACAGATGATTCCGTTCATGAGTCCTGCGGCTGCCAAGTCGCTGAAGGCTGAACTGCAACAAATCGCCGCCCAGTTGTCGTCGCTGGCAGCGGATGGCAGCGGCGGCACCGGCGGCACCGGCGAGCTTGTCACGGGAGTTTCGGGAGATTCCGGTACCATGACGGCGGTCGCGCAAACCGGCGCATCCGAGGCGGCAGATGCCGGAGAGGGTGCAGCTGTCGAAGACGCCCCCGCGGGTGAAGATGCCGCTGTGGACGATGACGGACAGCAGCCGGAAGAGACTGCCGGTGAGACCGGCAACGGCGAACCGGCCAGAACAGCGGGCGGAAGCCGTCAGATGCAGGAGGAGATGGAAGAGTTGAAGCGGCTGTACCGCTCGGTACGGAACATGGTGCAACGCAAGTTGCAGCAGGCCGGTGATAAGGGCGGGCCGCTGCCAAACGGCCCACCCCCGCTTCAGGCCTACGCACCCCTGCCGGAAGCCGGCAGCACCGTCCGGATCAGGGCATAGCATCTGCTCACTGGCGGATGGGGCACCGCTGACGGCCCTCTTCGGCCGCTTCGTGGCGCGGGAAAGCCCGAATTTCTTCCCTTGGCAAAGCCGTAACCGCGGTGATAGAGTGGGCAGAAAATGACGGCGAGGAAACCATGAACGAATTGATCTTCATGCTGCTGTTTTTCGGAACCCCCGGCATCATTGGTTTCGTAATGGCAAAAAGGCGGGGCAAGAATCCGTTTTTGTGGGGTGTGCTGTGCGGGGTACTGCCTTTTTTTCTGATGGTGCTCAAGATGCAGTTCAAACTGCTGGATAAGCCCAAAGGCCCCCAGTCTCCATGAGCGGCAACCTCCCGCCGCTTCCGGCAGTTATTTGATGCAGACCCTCCGCACTTCCTTCAAGTCGGTCAGGCCCTGCAGGCTTTTGAGAATGCCATCCTGTTTCAGGGTCGTCATTCCGTCCGCAACAGCCTGACGTCTGATCAATTCAATTTCCGCCTTGCGTTTGACGAGCGTCTTCATCGCCTCGGTCCCTTCCAGCAGTTCGTGCAGGCCAAGGCGCCCCTTGTAGCCCGATTCCCCGCATTTGGAACATCCGACCGCCCGATGCAGCCTGATCCCGCCCGGATCGATACCGGTGTTCCTGAATTCTTCGACGCCATATTCCGTGATCAGCTCTTCCAGCTCGGCCTTCTCCGGTATGTACTCACGTTTGCAGGCAGTGCAGAGCCGGCGGGCCAGCCGCTGGGCCAGGATACAGAGGATCGCGTCTGAAAAGCTGAAAGGGTCCAGGTCCATGTCCAGCAGCCGGGTGACGGTTTCGGGAGCCGAGTTGGTGTGCAGCGTTGAAAAGACCAGATGACCGGTGAGTGAGGCTTCTACGCCGATCTCGGCCGTCTCCCGGTCACGCATCTCGCCTACCATGATTACATCGGGATCTGCCCGCAGAAAGGAGCGCAGGGCCGCGGCAAAGGTGAAGCCGATCCGGGGATGTACCTGTACCTGACGCAATCCGCGCTGGGTGATCTCCACCGGATCCTCAGCAGTCCAGATCTTTGTCTCCGGGGTATTGATGACCGATATGGCCGAATGAAGCGTGGTGGTTTTGCCGGAACCGGTTGGACCGACCACCAGAATCAGGCCGTAGGGCTGATTGATGCAAGCTTCAAGAACGCGGGCATTGCGCCCGGTCAGCCCCAGTTTGTCGAACGGGAGCGCCTCGCCCGATGCCAGCACCCGCATGACCACATCCTCCAGCTGACCGGCGGTGGGTACCGTGGCTACCCGCAGTTCAACATCGAGCGGTCCGAACTTCTTGAAATCGATTTTGCCGTCCTGGGGTTTGCGGCGTTCGGATATGTCCAGCCCGCACATGATCTTGATGCGCGAGGGCAGGGCATACTTGTACTTGTAAGGGATGTACTGATAGACCTTGCAGCGTCCATCGATGCGCATCCTCACACGCACGTCCTCCCTGCCGGGAAACGGTTCGATGTGGATATCCGAGACACGGTTGTGGACCGCGTCCATAATGATCTTGTTGACCAGTTGAACGATGACGCTGTCCTGTTCCGATACCTTCTGTGATTCCGATTCCATTTCCGGTTCATCGCCGGCATCCAGTTTGTTGAGCAGATCGTTGATGCTGCTGCCAGTCCCCGCTGCCCCCTGGTATCGGTAAAACAGGTTGATATAGCTCTGTATATCGTCCCGGAATGCGCCGATATAACTGATCCGCTTATATTCAGGGTATACGAACTTGATCGTATCCTGGCGGCCGAGGTCGGTAGGGTCTTCCATGATGACGTGCAGGATGCCGTTTTCGATCCGGTAGGGCATCCACAGCTCTTTGACCAGCCGCTCAGGTTTGACCCGTTTGAGCAGATTGTCCTCCAGCGGAGGCGATGCAGGGTCGTAAACGACGAATTCGGTGCCGAAATAAAAGGAGAGGTTTTTGGCCATATCCTCCCGGGAAACGCCGAATTCGCGCATCAGCACGGAATCCGTCCCGGTCTTGGCGGTTTCTGGGTTGGCCGCCGCTTTCTCCAAGGTCCTGTCATCCACCAGGTTTTTGTCCAGCAGGTAATTGTAGCGGGCTTTCTGGCGGGCAACTTTGGTGGTCACCGAGAGGCGGTAGATGTTGTGGACGGCAATGGAAAGCGAGGTGGCCAGTTCCGTTGCATAGCTGATATCGGTGTCGTTGAAGAAGGAGCCGTCATTCTTGTTGATGATCTGGATAACCCCGATCAGCATCTGCTGGAACTTCATCGGTACACACAGCACCTGTCTGGTGGTGAACCCGCTTTTTTTGTCCCAGCTGTCGTCGAATTTCAGATTGCTGCCGATCATCCTGAGTTCGTGAAGATCGTAGGCGTTTTTGACGTTTACCACCGTGCCGGTGGTGGCGCAGTAGCCGGAAAGGCTGGTGTCGCTGATCGGCACCACGATCTGCCGCACCTCCGGTCCGGTCTTGACCTTCGAGATCAGCAGGTTGCGCTGGTTGTCGGAAAGATAGATCGTGATCCGCTCGGCACGGAAAAGAGGGGCGATGCTGTCCTTGATGGTGATCAGAATGGTATTGAGGTTGTCAGCGGAATGGATTTCGTTGATCTTGTCCATCAGCCGTTTACGATATTCGAGCTGCTGTCTGAGAATATCCGTTTCCTGAGCCATGGCACGTCCCCGTTACCCGAAGTAATCAGAAAAGTTTCGACAGATTAGCAGATTTGGACCAATTAACAAGTGCAAATGAGTGTGCCGGGCCGGGATTCCGCGTGAAACGGACGCAATTAGTGCCCGGAATCGATGATTTTTTCAGCCCTCGGGCTGCGACGGTGTTTACATCTGCCCGGAGCAGATGGTAATCTGAAGCCCTAGCCCTACGGCGAATACCACCGCTTCGCTGAAGCGCTGCACAGAGAGATGATTCCGGAAAACCTCTTCGGACGGATAGCATACAGGGCGAAAAAACAAACTGAAATGAAAGGTATAAAAAATGCGGAAAGAGTCATTGAAATTTCTGGAAAAACTGCTTGATGCTCCCAGCCCTTCCGGTTACGAACAGCCGGCTCAGCGGGTCTTCCGTGAGTATGTCACTCCTTTCTGCGATGAAGTCACCACCGATGTCATGGGCAATGTCTTTGCGCGTGTTGCGGGCAAGGGCAAAAACCTGCCGCGGGTAATGGTGGTGGGGCATACCGACGAGATCGGGCTGCAGGTCAAGTACATCGATGACAAGGGTTTTCTGTTTTTTGCCGCCGTGGGAGGGGTGGATGCCCATCTTACCCCCGGCAAACGGGTTGCCATTCACACAGCTACCGGCCCCCTGGCAGGGGTGATCGGCAAAAAACCGATTCACCTGATGGATGCCAAGGACCGGGAAACGGTGGTCAAGTTGGAATCCCAGTACATCGACATCGGTGCCACGGATAAAAAGGAAGCCCAAAAACTGGTCAGGGTCGGAGATGCTGTCACGTTCGAAAGTTCCTTTACCCGTTTGCACGGCGACCGGGTGGCTTCGCGCGGTTTTGACGACAAAGCGGGGTGTTTCATCGTGGCCGAGGTGCTGCGCCTGGTGAAGGGGAGCGGGAAAAAGCTGAACGTCGATCTGTACGGCGTTTCCTCCGTGCAGGAGGAGATTGGTCTGCGCGGCGGCACCACCAGCAGTTACAGCGTCAACCCCGATGTGGGCATTTGCGTGGAGGTGGATTTTGCCACGGATCAGCCGGATGTCGAAAAGAAGCACAACGGAGAGGTGGCGCTCGGCAAGGGACCGATTCTTCCCCGGGGCGCAAACATCAATCCCCGGTTGTTCGACCTGCTGAATACCACTGCCGAACGCGAGAAAATAGCTGTGCAGCATACCGCCATTCCGCGTGCCACCGGAACCGATGCCAACGTGATGCAGATCACCAGGGGAGGGGTCGCTACGGCGCTGGTCAAGATTCCTCTTCGCTATATGCATACTCCGGTGGAAACCATTTCACTGGCCGACCTGGAAAATGCCGCCCGTTTGATCGCGGCAGCTCTGGAGCAGATCTTGTCGCGCGAAGAATTCATTCCGCAGTAGTCCGGAAAAGGAGCATGCCGGACCAGGCAGCAGTGAAAAGCCGGTGGCCTGCCGCGGCCGGAAAGGTGCTGGCAAAATTCCTTTTGTAAGTCCATTTTAACTTGACTGGTCGGCGTCGCTGTACTAACTTCTGAAAAATTATCCAGTTGCAAGGAGTTTGTAAAATGCCCTACGAGAAGCTGCAGGAAGGTCTGACCTTTGACGATGTTCTCCTTGTACCGGCCCACTCGATGATTCTTCCGCGCGACGCCAACCTGGCTACCCGCCTCACCCGCAACATCCTGCTGAATATCCCGCTGTTAAGTGCCGCCATGGACACCGTCACCGAGGCACGCACCGCCATCTGCATGGCACGTGAGGGGGGTATCGGCATCATTCACAAGAACCTGTCGATCCAGGAACAGGCTTTCGAGGTGGACAAGGTCAAAAAGAGCGAGTCCGGGATGATCGTCGACCCGATCACCATGAGGCCCAACCAGAAGATCAGCGAAGCGCTGGACATCATGCAGCGCTACCGTATCTCCGGCGTACCGGTCACCAAGCCCAACGGCAAGCTGGTCGGCATTCTGACCAACCGCGACTTGCGTTTCGAGACCGACTACGAACTGCCCATCTCGGCCCGCATGACCAAACGCAACCTGGTGACCGTTGCGGTCGGCACCACCTTGGAACAGGCCCGTGAACACCTCAAGCACACCCGGGTCGAAAAACTTTTGGTGGTGGACGATGAACGCAACCTGAAAGGGTTGATCACCATCAAGGACATCGAAAAGGTCAAAAAGTATCCCAACTCCTGCAAAGACAGTCTCGGGCGCCTGCGGGTCGGCGCTGCCGTGGGGCCCACGGCCGAGATGGAAGCTCGCATGGATGCCCTGATCAAGGCCGGGGTCGACGTGATCGTTATCGATACTGCACACGGCCATTCCCAAGGAGTGATCGATGCCGTGGCGCGTGCCAAGAGCACTTTCCCGAACTGTGAGATCATCGCCGGCAACATCGCCACGGCCGAGGCGGCCGAGGCCCTGATCAAGGCCAAGGTCGACGGCATCAAGGTCGGCATCGGTCCCGGATCGATCTGCACTACCCGTGTTGTTGCCGGGGTCGGGGTGCCGCAGATAACCGCCATTCACGAATGTTCCCGTATGGCCCACAAGCATGGCATACCGGTGATCGCCGACGGCGGCGTCAAGTACTCGGGAGATCTGCCCAAGGCCATCACGGCCGGAGCCGACAGTATCATGATCGGCTCACTGTTTGCCGGAACCGAGGAATCTCCCGGGGACACCGTGCTCTACCAGGGGCGTACCTACAAGACCTATCGCGGCATGGGCTCCATCGGGGCCATGAAGGACGGCAGCAAGGACCGCTATTTCCAGTCCGAGGTCGGCGATGATGTCAAGCTGGTGCCGGAAGGGATCGAGGGGATGGTTCCGCTGCGCGGACCGCTGTCGGCCAACATCCACCAGTTGCTGGGGGGGCTGCGTTCCGGCATGGGCTACACCGGCTGCGCCACGATTCAGGAGTTGCAGGAAAAGGGGCGCTTCATTCGCATTACCGGCGCCGGCCTGAAAGAGTCCCATGTGCATGATGTGACGATCACCAAGGAAGCGCCGAACTATCGCGTAGGGAATTAGAAAGATAGATTTAAACCACTGAAAATCGAGAGCAATGGAACGCAGAAAAAGCCGGATCTTGGCGGATACCCGCGGATAAATATACCGAGTTGATGGAAATCCGCGTAAATCCGCCGTTCCATCATGAAAGTTAACAATGACCGACATACACCGTGAAAAGATCCTGATCCTCGATTTCGGTTCCCAGTATACCCAATTGATTGCCCGGCGTGTTCGCGAAGCGCATGTCTACTGCGAACTACACCCCTTTGACATGGACCTGGACGCCATCCGCGCCTTTTCACCGTCCGGCATCATCCTGTCCGGCGGCCCCAAATCGGTCTACGAGCCGGGAGCGCCGAGCGTGGCGGAAGAGCTGTTCGAGCTGGGAGTGCCGGTGCTGGGAATCTGCTACGGCATGCAGCTGATGAGCCGGCACTTTGGCGGCGAGGTCGTGCCGGCCGGCAAGCGCGAGTTCGGCCACGCCGACCTGCTTGCCGCCGGACAGCCAGGGCCATTGTTTGACGGCTTCTTTGCCGAGGGCAAGAGTCCGGTCTGGATGAGCCACGGTGATCACGTTGCCCGCGTGCCTGCCGGTTTCGAGGTTGTTGCGGCCACCGCCAACGCGCCGGTTTGTGCCATCCAGGATGCATCCCGGCGCTTGTATGGCGTTCAGTTCCACCCGGAGGTCAACCACACTCCCCGCGGCGAGCTGTTGATCGACACCTTTGTCCGTAAGATCTGCGGCTGCGGCGGACTCTGGACCCCGGGACAGAT belongs to Geobacter sp. SVR and includes:
- a CDS encoding selenium metabolism-associated LysR family transcriptional regulator, translated to MTLKQLEVFLAVAETRSFSKGAERSCITQSTASQHILALEDELQIRLFDRGRGGVHLTEAGKLFFERADRILAECENSRLAISRFRGMEDVVLKVGASNIPATCLIPGMLSRFQEACPRVRLEVMQGDSRWVARQLVEETIELGFTGARSDDERLQFEPIGEDSVICAVSPCMAESAGYGLSQSELCQVPLVVREQGSGTQQAVYEALADAGIRREALRTVAVLGSNEAVRRAALNGTGYAFVSSISVAEDIARGVLVTVTIPGLSITRKFYAARRAGRELSPAAAALWQLMLA
- the guaB gene encoding IMP dehydrogenase translates to MPYEKLQEGLTFDDVLLVPAHSMILPRDANLATRLTRNILLNIPLLSAAMDTVTEARTAICMAREGGIGIIHKNLSIQEQAFEVDKVKKSESGMIVDPITMRPNQKISEALDIMQRYRISGVPVTKPNGKLVGILTNRDLRFETDYELPISARMTKRNLVTVAVGTTLEQAREHLKHTRVEKLLVVDDERNLKGLITIKDIEKVKKYPNSCKDSLGRLRVGAAVGPTAEMEARMDALIKAGVDVIVIDTAHGHSQGVIDAVARAKSTFPNCEIIAGNIATAEAAEALIKAKVDGIKVGIGPGSICTTRVVAGVGVPQITAIHECSRMAHKHGIPVIADGGVKYSGDLPKAITAGADSIMIGSLFAGTEESPGDTVLYQGRTYKTYRGMGSIGAMKDGSKDRYFQSEVGDDVKLVPEGIEGMVPLRGPLSANIHQLLGGLRSGMGYTGCATIQELQEKGRFIRITGAGLKESHVHDVTITKEAPNYRVGN
- a CDS encoding M42 family metallopeptidase — its product is MRKESLKFLEKLLDAPSPSGYEQPAQRVFREYVTPFCDEVTTDVMGNVFARVAGKGKNLPRVMVVGHTDEIGLQVKYIDDKGFLFFAAVGGVDAHLTPGKRVAIHTATGPLAGVIGKKPIHLMDAKDRETVVKLESQYIDIGATDKKEAQKLVRVGDAVTFESSFTRLHGDRVASRGFDDKAGCFIVAEVLRLVKGSGKKLNVDLYGVSSVQEEIGLRGGTTSSYSVNPDVGICVEVDFATDQPDVEKKHNGEVALGKGPILPRGANINPRLFDLLNTTAEREKIAVQHTAIPRATGTDANVMQITRGGVATALVKIPLRYMHTPVETISLADLENAARLIAAALEQILSREEFIPQ
- a CDS encoding GspE/PulE family protein translates to MAQETDILRQQLEYRKRLMDKINEIHSADNLNTILITIKDSIAPLFRAERITIYLSDNQRNLLISKVKTGPEVRQIVVPISDTSLSGYCATTGTVVNVKNAYDLHELRMIGSNLKFDDSWDKKSGFTTRQVLCVPMKFQQMLIGVIQIINKNDGSFFNDTDISYATELATSLSIAVHNIYRLSVTTKVARQKARYNYLLDKNLVDDRTLEKAAANPETAKTGTDSVLMREFGVSREDMAKNLSFYFGTEFVVYDPASPPLEDNLLKRVKPERLVKELWMPYRIENGILHVIMEDPTDLGRQDTIKFVYPEYKRISYIGAFRDDIQSYINLFYRYQGAAGTGSSINDLLNKLDAGDEPEMESESQKVSEQDSVIVQLVNKIIMDAVHNRVSDIHIEPFPGREDVRVRMRIDGRCKVYQYIPYKYKYALPSRIKIMCGLDISERRKPQDGKIDFKKFGPLDVELRVATVPTAGQLEDVVMRVLASGEALPFDKLGLTGRNARVLEACINQPYGLILVVGPTGSGKTTTLHSAISVINTPETKIWTAEDPVEITQRGLRQVQVHPRIGFTFAAALRSFLRADPDVIMVGEMRDRETAEIGVEASLTGHLVFSTLHTNSAPETVTRLLDMDLDPFSFSDAILCILAQRLARRLCTACKREYIPEKAELEELITEYGVEEFRNTGIDPGGIRLHRAVGCSKCGESGYKGRLGLHELLEGTEAMKTLVKRKAEIELIRRQAVADGMTTLKQDGILKSLQGLTDLKEVRRVCIK
- a CDS encoding M3 family oligoendopeptidase; amino-acid sequence: MPITDPTWNTALLYPAPDSPELESELASFPGLAADFRSRHFERIATLGSREILAAVQEYEALQVRMSKPFCYAHLLFAADSASDTNRALSQRCSELSSSLSQQLLFFDLELMNLEENAFESLCALPEAANYVHFLRGIRKFRPYMLKENEERLLTRKDLTGVNAFTKLFDELSASFTYRMELDGEEREFTGEELLALLHHTSPDVRFRALTLFLERHGEHGIVYNSVFNNMALDHGQDMELRGYRTPIQPTNIGNEIPDEAVEHLMSVTEANYGLAQEYFRLKAGMLGMDKIRNCDIYAPVAESERKYPFEEAREMVAASYAGYDRDFGRIVSDFFDERRVDILPRTGKTGGAFAMGISPEAPPFLLLNYTGTLRDLATIAHEAGHGLHFVLSQKQTMLNYHAPLPLAETASVFGEMLLTRWLLDRESDQLVRRSLLCAKIEDIIATTFRQTVLTRFELRLHNERKAGLLSNDRVAAIWLEENGKLFGESVEMIPAYRWGWSYISHFIHSRFYCYSYTFAELLVLALYQKYREEGDAFKPGYRRLLESGGSLSPADTARIAGIDITEGGFWQKGYDFLAGLIEELKGIA
- a CDS encoding DsrE family protein translates to MTDITREDFIKTMGVGLGAAVLGGMTAIPGQAAQGEAKKYIVTVTSGGNNPNRAILALLMAWTALDKGYGSVHVWMTLEGAELAVKGKAERIESPIFKKFGSAAELMQKLKGKGATFGVCPPCAEYAGAVGAEKFDFIEKQGADWLMKNAAEAVVAWM